A stretch of Rhizobium glycinendophyticum DNA encodes these proteins:
- the crcB gene encoding fluoride efflux transporter CrcB gives MAYLIVFLGAGFGGAARHAVNTTAARMLGYGFPFGTLTVNVIGSIIMGLLTQVFVMRTGLPQELRLFLTTGVLGGFTTFSTFSLDAVTLWERGQWSLAAGYVAFSVILSLAGLFLGLSLLRLTGQGS, from the coding sequence ATGGCCTATCTCATCGTTTTCCTTGGAGCGGGCTTTGGCGGCGCCGCGCGCCATGCGGTTAATACAACCGCTGCCCGGATGCTGGGTTATGGCTTTCCCTTCGGAACGCTGACTGTGAACGTCATCGGCTCCATCATCATGGGCCTCCTGACCCAAGTCTTCGTCATGCGTACCGGATTGCCGCAGGAGTTGCGCCTGTTCCTGACCACCGGCGTGCTTGGCGGCTTCACCACCTTTTCCACCTTCTCGCTCGACGCCGTCACGCTCTGGGAACGCGGTCAATGGAGCCTCGCGGCCGGCTATGTCGCCTTCTCCGTGATCTTGTCCTTGGCGGGGCTTTTCCTCGGCCTTTCGCTCCTTCGTCTCACCGGTCAGGGGAGTTGA
- a CDS encoding nitric-oxide reductase large subunit produces the protein MKYQTQKVAMLYFYGALGLFLAQVLFGVLAGTIYVLPNTLSELLPFNIVRMIHTNALIVWLLMGFMGATYYLLPEETETELYSPKLAIAQFWIFLIAAAVAVVGYLFHIHEGREFLEQPFAIKVGIVIVALMLLLNVTMTVLKGRKTVVTNILIFGLWGVAIFFLFAFYNPANLALDKMYWWFVVHLWVEGVWELIMASVLAFLMIKLNGIDREVVEKWLYVIVGLALFSGILGTGHHYYWIGAPGYWQWIGSLFSTLEVAPFFTMVIFTFVMTWKAGRKHPNKAALLWSLGCSVMAFFGAGVWGFLHTLSSVNYYTHGTQVTAAHGHLAFFGAYVMLNLAVMAYAIPELRGREPYNQWLSIASFWMMCTAMSVMTFALTFAGVLQVHLQRVLGESYMDVQDQLSLFYWVRLGSGAVVLVSALMFVWAVLMPGKEKATAFGGYVEPAE, from the coding sequence ATGAAATATCAAACCCAGAAGGTCGCGATGCTGTATTTCTACGGCGCGCTCGGCCTCTTCCTCGCCCAGGTTCTGTTCGGCGTTCTGGCCGGCACGATCTACGTGCTGCCGAACACACTGTCCGAACTGCTTCCGTTCAACATCGTGCGCATGATCCACACGAATGCACTGATCGTGTGGCTGCTCATGGGCTTCATGGGCGCCACCTACTACCTGCTGCCGGAAGAAACGGAAACGGAGCTCTATAGCCCCAAACTGGCCATCGCCCAGTTCTGGATCTTTCTGATTGCGGCAGCCGTCGCGGTCGTCGGCTACCTATTCCACATCCACGAGGGTCGCGAATTCCTTGAACAGCCCTTCGCGATCAAGGTGGGCATCGTCATCGTTGCCCTGATGTTGTTGCTCAACGTCACCATGACCGTGCTCAAGGGTCGCAAGACCGTCGTCACCAACATCCTGATCTTCGGGCTCTGGGGCGTCGCGATCTTCTTCCTCTTCGCCTTCTACAATCCGGCCAATCTCGCACTCGACAAGATGTACTGGTGGTTTGTCGTCCACCTTTGGGTCGAAGGCGTATGGGAGCTGATCATGGCTTCGGTCCTCGCCTTCCTGATGATCAAGCTGAACGGCATCGACCGCGAAGTGGTCGAGAAGTGGCTCTATGTGATTGTCGGTCTGGCCCTGTTTTCCGGCATCCTCGGCACCGGCCACCATTATTACTGGATCGGCGCGCCCGGCTACTGGCAGTGGATTGGCTCGCTCTTCTCGACGCTGGAAGTGGCACCCTTCTTCACCATGGTCATCTTCACCTTCGTCATGACCTGGAAGGCCGGCCGCAAGCATCCGAACAAGGCTGCCCTTCTGTGGTCGCTGGGCTGCTCGGTCATGGCCTTCTTCGGCGCAGGCGTTTGGGGCTTCCTGCACACCCTGTCGTCGGTCAATTACTACACCCACGGGACACAGGTCACCGCCGCACATGGCCATCTCGCCTTCTTCGGCGCCTATGTCATGCTCAACCTTGCGGTCATGGCATATGCCATCCCCGAGTTGCGCGGACGCGAACCGTATAACCAGTGGCTGTCCATCGCTAGCTTCTGGATGATGTGCACCGCCATGTCGGTGATGACCTTCGCGCTCACCTTCGCCGGTGTCCTGCAGGTGCATCTGCAGCGGGTCCTGGGCGAAAGCTACATGGACGTCCAGGATCAGCTTTCCCTCTTCTACTGGGTTCGCCTCGGCTCGGGTGCCGTGGTGCTTGTCTCGGCACTGATGTTCGTCTGGGCGGTGCTGATGCCCGGCAAGGAGAAAGCCACCGCCTTCGGTGGCTACGTCGAGCCGGCCGAGTGA
- a CDS encoding SUMF1/EgtB/PvdO family nonheme iron enzyme: MPASMSLPLPHKLSGSLLFPLALIVALSVALVWQSGLLHLGSPTLTEPTAITIEPGTFLYRQPGEFYRGGFAVDGPKAKEAESDPLTIMKYQVSTQDYDACVAEGICAAREATTPTQADMPVTGVSHDDAITYARWLSDKTGSFWRLPSDRELAFAAAEDFPDDALGVDADSGNPALRWLADYEREAARKRSRDPDPLPFGSFGENRHGLADFAGNVWEWTSTCNRRVDFLTSGAARTEERCGVYIAAGKHRAPLSSFIRDPKGGGCAVGVPPDHLGFRLVKDTRWYAPLLFALHAR, encoded by the coding sequence ATGCCCGCGTCGATGTCTCTTCCCCTGCCACACAAGCTGTCCGGCTCCCTGCTTTTTCCGCTTGCGCTGATCGTGGCGCTCTCGGTGGCCCTCGTGTGGCAGAGCGGCCTGTTGCACCTCGGTTCGCCGACACTGACCGAGCCAACCGCGATCACGATTGAACCCGGCACTTTCCTCTACCGCCAGCCCGGAGAATTTTATCGCGGCGGTTTCGCGGTCGATGGCCCGAAGGCAAAAGAGGCGGAGAGCGATCCGCTTACCATCATGAAGTACCAGGTTAGCACGCAGGACTATGATGCCTGCGTGGCGGAGGGCATCTGCGCTGCGCGGGAGGCGACGACCCCGACGCAGGCAGATATGCCGGTGACCGGCGTCAGCCATGACGACGCGATCACCTATGCCAGATGGCTGTCGGACAAGACGGGCTCATTCTGGCGCCTGCCGAGCGATCGTGAACTGGCCTTCGCGGCCGCTGAAGATTTCCCGGATGATGCCCTGGGTGTCGATGCCGACAGCGGCAACCCGGCGCTCCGCTGGCTCGCCGACTACGAGCGCGAAGCTGCTCGCAAGCGCTCGCGCGATCCGGACCCGCTGCCCTTCGGCAGCTTCGGCGAAAACCGGCACGGCCTCGCCGATTTCGCCGGCAATGTCTGGGAATGGACATCGACCTGCAATCGGCGTGTGGACTTCCTGACCTCAGGGGCTGCGCGCACGGAGGAGCGTTGCGGCGTCTATATCGCCGCCGGCAAACATCGCGCGCCTCTCAGTTCCTTCATCCGCGACCCCAAGGGCGGCGGATGTGCGGTCGGGGTGCCGCCGGATCATCTCGGCTTCCGTCTCGTCAAAGACACTCGCTGGTACGCGCCGTTGCTCTTTGCTCTTCACGCGCGTTGA
- a CDS encoding CbbQ/NirQ/NorQ/GpvN family protein: MNIIARNLQPEIPAYTPLGNECALFETAWTRQLPLLLKGPTGCGKTRFVSHMSETLGLPLTTVSCHDDLAAADLTGRFLLKGGETVWVDGPLTRAVREGGVCYLDEVVEARKDVAVVLHPLTDDRRILPLERTGEELEAPPSFMLVVSYNPGYQSLLKALKPSTRQRFVAIEFDFLPKAREIEVVSAESGLPAASVEPLVEFARRLRALKGHDLEEGVSTRLLVYCASLIDAGLPPRDAVRAAMIEPLTDEPDVRAALLELAQAVIR; this comes from the coding sequence ATGAACATCATTGCCCGCAATCTTCAGCCGGAGATCCCGGCCTATACTCCGCTCGGCAACGAGTGTGCTCTCTTCGAAACCGCCTGGACGCGGCAACTCCCGCTCCTTCTCAAAGGTCCGACCGGCTGCGGCAAAACCCGCTTTGTCAGCCATATGTCCGAGACGCTCGGCCTGCCGCTTACCACCGTCTCCTGCCATGACGACCTCGCCGCCGCCGACCTGACCGGCCGCTTCCTCTTGAAAGGTGGCGAGACGGTCTGGGTCGACGGACCGCTGACTCGGGCCGTTCGTGAAGGCGGCGTCTGCTATCTTGATGAGGTGGTGGAGGCGCGAAAGGACGTCGCCGTGGTGTTGCATCCACTGACCGACGATCGGCGCATCCTGCCGCTGGAGCGCACCGGCGAAGAACTGGAAGCTCCGCCCTCCTTCATGCTCGTCGTCTCCTACAATCCCGGCTACCAGAGCCTGCTCAAGGCGTTGAAACCCTCCACCCGCCAGCGTTTCGTCGCCATCGAATTCGACTTCCTGCCCAAGGCGCGCGAAATCGAAGTGGTCTCGGCTGAGAGCGGTTTGCCGGCAGCGAGTGTCGAACCCTTGGTTGAGTTCGCAAGGCGGCTGCGGGCGCTGAAAGGTCATGATCTGGAGGAGGGGGTCTCGACCCGTCTTCTCGTCTATTGCGCAAGCCTGATCGATGCCGGTCTTCCTCCGCGCGATGCGGTCCGGGCCGCAATGATCGAGCCGCTGACCGACGAGCCGGATGTCCGCGCCGCTCTTCTCGAACTGGCACAGGCGGTCATCCGCTAG
- the ribB gene encoding 3,4-dihydroxy-2-butanone-4-phosphate synthase, producing MTLSTIETALEALSRGGMVVVVDDENRENEGDIIVASDHVTPETIAFMMKYARGLVCIAMEGDRLDTLGIPLMVPNNTEYLKTAFTVSVDYIHGTTTGISAADRAATVRALMDETAAPDDFARPGHIFPLRAHPDGVLGRPGHTEAAVDLARLIGAKPSGVICEVANDDGTMARLPDLIVFCKEHDLPLISIEDLIRYRARGEASGSAVAA from the coding sequence ATGACACTTTCGACAATTGAAACTGCACTGGAAGCCTTGTCACGAGGCGGCATGGTTGTAGTCGTGGACGACGAAAACCGCGAGAACGAGGGCGATATCATCGTCGCCTCCGATCATGTGACGCCTGAAACCATCGCATTCATGATGAAATATGCCCGCGGGCTGGTCTGCATCGCAATGGAGGGAGACCGTCTGGATACGCTCGGGATCCCGCTCATGGTTCCGAACAACACCGAATATCTGAAGACGGCCTTCACCGTGTCTGTGGACTACATTCATGGAACGACGACAGGGATTTCAGCGGCAGATCGCGCCGCCACCGTCAGGGCCCTGATGGACGAGACGGCGGCACCTGACGATTTCGCGCGGCCAGGCCATATCTTTCCGTTGCGCGCGCATCCGGACGGCGTGCTGGGGCGCCCGGGACACACGGAAGCTGCCGTGGATCTCGCACGGCTGATCGGTGCGAAACCCTCCGGCGTGATCTGCGAAGTGGCAAACGACGATGGCACGATGGCACGGCTACCCGACCTCATCGTCTTCTGCAAAGAGCACGATTTGCCGCTGATTTCGATCGAGGATCTCATCCGTTACAGGGCGCGTGGCGAGGCGTCTGGGTCGGCTGTTGCGGCCTGA
- a CDS encoding nitric oxide reductase activation protein NorD — MLDFLELEETVGRAWHRLAGGTQTWPRYPQSAVTLEEMLPTLSVCFRGFGGERTVQLVPARGKTSQHRLKLRQRMGLGEEKLVHPARDEASVMLPPVLDLMPQPGLNRDLYVWLAAAMAVMPLEPVTEIDPLQADLEMLQSAKRLEAEVLAAFPGLRDRYRGLCLALLSERRRGSLPRVEGQIEDLIIDRLRAGAGLAPLSTNEDFPGRAPPGYLPMLPVPLWPQAVPREEWAGRENQDQPIGSGERDAQGAGRHVATREKDSASKGERSPFILNRFEKILAMAEMVNVDRPSDDSDDHDSSAADELDEMVLGERKGRPSAKFRFDLDLPPEALRHSALEADLTYPEWDYRRGIYLKDYCRVVTGVASGEHPSGEPSEEMKALVRLVRRQFEAMRPRHEMLRGQIDGADLDLDAVVRSRTELVASGECSDRIHLASRPQGHDLAITLLIDVSLSTDAWFNDRRVLDVEKEALLVLAEGLAACGDTHSILSFTSRRRDWVRVETVKDFDEPMSALVRHRIAALKPGYYTRMGAAIRHATAKLAGRPNRKHLLLVLTDGKPNDVDHYEGRFALEDTRRAVTEARRRGIHVFGVTVDQDAKTYVPAVFGHHGYAVVPDIRRLPAALPQIYRALVR; from the coding sequence ATGCTGGATTTTCTGGAACTCGAGGAGACGGTCGGGCGCGCCTGGCACAGGCTGGCCGGCGGCACCCAGACCTGGCCCCGCTACCCGCAATCTGCGGTCACGCTGGAGGAGATGCTGCCAACTCTCTCCGTCTGCTTTCGCGGCTTCGGCGGCGAAAGAACGGTGCAACTGGTGCCGGCGCGGGGAAAGACTTCGCAGCATCGCCTGAAACTGAGACAGCGCATGGGTCTGGGCGAGGAAAAGCTCGTCCATCCCGCCCGCGACGAGGCAAGCGTCATGCTGCCGCCCGTCCTCGATCTGATGCCGCAGCCGGGACTCAACCGCGATCTCTATGTCTGGCTCGCAGCGGCTATGGCCGTAATGCCACTCGAACCGGTGACGGAAATCGATCCGCTCCAGGCCGATCTGGAAATGCTGCAATCGGCGAAGCGTCTCGAAGCGGAGGTGCTGGCGGCCTTTCCCGGTTTGCGCGATCGCTACCGCGGGCTCTGCCTGGCGCTGCTTTCGGAACGACGGCGCGGATCGCTGCCCCGGGTGGAAGGGCAGATCGAGGATCTCATCATCGATCGCTTGCGCGCGGGCGCAGGTCTCGCACCGCTCTCGACGAACGAAGACTTTCCCGGCCGCGCACCGCCCGGCTATCTGCCGATGCTTCCGGTGCCGCTCTGGCCGCAGGCGGTCCCGCGTGAGGAATGGGCAGGGCGTGAGAACCAGGATCAGCCGATCGGGAGTGGCGAACGCGACGCACAAGGGGCCGGACGCCATGTGGCAACCCGCGAGAAGGATTCGGCGAGCAAAGGCGAGCGCAGCCCCTTCATCCTCAACCGCTTTGAAAAGATCCTCGCCATGGCCGAGATGGTCAATGTCGACAGACCTTCCGACGACAGCGACGATCACGATTCCTCAGCCGCCGACGAACTGGACGAAATGGTGCTGGGCGAGCGCAAGGGCAGGCCGTCAGCCAAATTCCGTTTCGACCTCGATCTCCCTCCGGAGGCGCTACGCCATTCCGCCCTCGAAGCCGACCTCACCTATCCGGAATGGGACTATCGACGCGGCATCTATCTGAAAGATTACTGCCGCGTCGTGACAGGTGTCGCTTCGGGGGAACATCCCTCCGGTGAGCCTTCAGAGGAGATGAAAGCGCTGGTTCGTCTTGTGCGACGTCAATTCGAGGCCATGCGGCCGCGCCACGAAATGCTCCGCGGGCAGATCGACGGGGCCGATCTCGATCTCGACGCCGTCGTGCGCAGCCGCACCGAACTGGTCGCCAGCGGCGAATGCTCCGACCGCATCCATTTGGCCAGTCGTCCGCAGGGACACGATCTGGCGATCACACTGCTGATCGACGTCTCGCTGTCGACGGATGCCTGGTTCAACGATCGCCGGGTGCTTGACGTCGAGAAGGAAGCGCTGCTGGTGCTGGCGGAAGGATTGGCTGCCTGTGGCGACACGCACTCCATCCTGAGCTTCACCTCACGCCGTCGGGATTGGGTGCGGGTCGAAACCGTGAAGGACTTCGACGAACCGATGAGCGCGCTGGTGCGTCACCGGATCGCTGCCCTGAAACCGGGCTATTACACGCGCATGGGCGCTGCGATCCGTCACGCGACGGCGAAGCTCGCCGGGCGGCCGAACCGAAAACACCTGCTTCTCGTGCTGACCGACGGCAAGCCGAACGATGTCGATCACTATGAGGGCCGCTTCGCCTTAGAAGACACCCGACGGGCGGTGACCGAGGCACGCCGAAGGGGCATCCATGTTTTCGGCGTCACCGTCGATCAGGACGCCAAAACCTATGTGCCGGCCGTTTTCGGTCATCATGGCTATGCCGTCGTGCCGGACATCCGCCGTCTGCCGGCCGCACTGCCGCAAATTTACCGCGCGCTCGTTCGCTGA
- a CDS encoding DUF2249 domain-containing protein: MPPRFKDLDVRPILKEGGEPFPAIMQAVQSLEPGEGLRLLATFRPTPLLSVMARRGYDAEMNELRDGDWEVLFSPASPITANVSVSLGAEEAAGWPDPLWQLDLTGHEPPVPMEKVLSRIGLMEPGEVLFAVFSDEPVFLMPELDKEGHQWVGKPDASGSCYRMLIRVGGA; this comes from the coding sequence ATGCCGCCACGTTTCAAGGACCTCGACGTTCGCCCGATCCTCAAAGAAGGCGGAGAGCCCTTTCCGGCCATCATGCAGGCGGTGCAGTCGCTTGAACCGGGCGAGGGCCTGCGCCTGCTGGCAACCTTTCGACCGACGCCGCTTCTCAGCGTCATGGCCCGGCGCGGTTATGACGCTGAGATGAACGAATTGCGTGACGGCGACTGGGAGGTGCTGTTTTCCCCGGCATCGCCGATTACGGCAAATGTTTCCGTCTCGCTTGGCGCCGAAGAAGCTGCTGGCTGGCCCGATCCCCTTTGGCAACTCGATCTGACCGGGCATGAACCGCCTGTGCCGATGGAGAAAGTCCTCTCGCGCATTGGGCTTATGGAGCCCGGCGAAGTTCTTTTTGCAGTCTTCTCCGATGAGCCGGTTTTTCTGATGCCGGAACTCGACAAGGAAGGCCATCAATGGGTCGGGAAGCCTGATGCGAGCGGATCGTGTTACCGAATGCTGATCCGGGTCGGCGGCGCCTGA
- the nirK gene encoding copper-containing nitrite reductase: MTHGLTLTRRTMLTGAAIAGALAPVIASTVAHAEGAAIKTDPAAVAADIAKLERVKVELVRPPFVHAHTQKAEGAPKVVEFTLTIQEKKIVIDDAGTEVNAMTFNGSVPGPLMVVHQNDYVELTLINPETNTLQHNIDFHAATGALGGGALTLVNPGERAVLRFKATKAGVFVYHCAPPGMVPWHVTSGMNGAIMVLPRDGLKDQKGNELAYDKIYYVGEQDFYVPKDADGNYKKYESAGDAYADVLEVMNTLTPSHIVFNGAVGALTGDNAMTAKVGERVLIIHSQANRDTRPHLIGGHGDYVWATGKFANPPELDQETWFIPGGAAGAAYYTFHQPGIYAYVNHNLIEAFEKGAAAHFKVTGDWNDDLMTAVVKPDS; encoded by the coding sequence ATGACCCACGGGCTTACACTGACAAGACGGACCATGTTGACCGGCGCTGCGATCGCCGGAGCTCTTGCGCCCGTGATCGCTTCCACCGTCGCCCACGCCGAAGGCGCGGCAATCAAGACAGACCCGGCCGCCGTTGCTGCCGATATCGCCAAGCTCGAACGCGTGAAGGTCGAGCTCGTCCGCCCGCCCTTCGTACATGCCCATACACAAAAGGCCGAGGGCGCACCGAAGGTTGTCGAATTCACGCTCACCATCCAGGAAAAGAAGATCGTCATCGACGATGCGGGGACAGAGGTCAACGCCATGACCTTCAACGGCTCAGTACCGGGACCCCTGATGGTCGTGCACCAGAACGACTATGTCGAACTGACGCTGATCAATCCGGAGACCAACACCCTGCAGCACAACATCGACTTCCACGCCGCCACAGGCGCGCTGGGTGGTGGTGCGCTGACCCTCGTCAACCCCGGCGAGAGGGCAGTCCTTCGCTTCAAGGCAACCAAGGCTGGCGTCTTTGTCTACCATTGCGCACCTCCCGGAATGGTACCGTGGCACGTCACTTCGGGCATGAATGGCGCGATCATGGTTCTGCCGCGGGATGGTCTGAAAGACCAGAAGGGCAATGAACTGGCCTACGACAAGATCTACTATGTCGGCGAGCAGGACTTCTATGTCCCAAAGGATGCAGACGGCAACTATAAGAAATACGAAAGTGCCGGCGATGCTTATGCGGACGTGCTCGAAGTGATGAATACGCTCACCCCGAGCCACATCGTCTTCAACGGTGCAGTCGGCGCCCTGACCGGCGACAATGCTATGACAGCTAAAGTCGGCGAGCGGGTCTTGATCATCCATTCGCAGGCCAATCGCGACACCCGGCCCCACCTGATCGGCGGCCATGGGGACTATGTCTGGGCAACCGGCAAATTCGCCAATCCGCCGGAGCTCGACCAGGAAACCTGGTTCATTCCGGGCGGGGCCGCAGGGGCTGCCTACTACACCTTCCACCAGCCGGGCATCTACGCCTATGTCAACCATAACCTGATCGAAGCCTTCGAGAAGGGCGCCGCAGCCCATTTCAAGGTCACCGGCGACTGGAACGACGATCTGATGACCGCCGTGGTCAAGCCTGACAGCTGA
- a CDS encoding ANTAR domain-containing response regulator, with product MGKTATDLTILVIDENAIRASIIEEGLNEAGHVNVRVIHEMQGVARLIETMDPDVIIIDIENPNRDMMEHMFQLTRMISRPIAMFVDRSDTAAIEAAVDAGVSAYVVDGLKKERIKPILDMAVSRFNAFSRLQRELLEARNALEERKVIERAKGILMKMRGLSEEQAFALLRQTAMNEKKKLADIAQSVVTAAGLLL from the coding sequence ATGGGCAAGACCGCCACCGACCTCACGATCCTCGTGATTGACGAAAATGCCATTCGTGCCTCGATCATCGAGGAAGGTCTGAACGAGGCCGGCCACGTCAATGTCCGGGTCATCCATGAAATGCAGGGTGTGGCGCGGCTGATCGAGACCATGGATCCCGACGTCATCATCATCGATATCGAGAATCCCAACCGTGACATGATGGAGCATATGTTCCAGCTCACCCGGATGATCTCGCGCCCGATCGCCATGTTCGTCGACAGATCCGACACCGCCGCCATCGAGGCTGCAGTGGATGCGGGCGTGTCGGCCTATGTGGTCGATGGCCTGAAAAAGGAGCGCATCAAGCCGATCCTCGACATGGCCGTGAGCCGCTTCAACGCCTTCAGTCGCCTCCAGCGCGAATTGTTGGAGGCGCGGAATGCGCTTGAGGAACGCAAGGTCATCGAGCGCGCCAAGGGCATATTGATGAAGATGCGTGGCTTGAGCGAGGAGCAGGCGTTTGCCCTGCTTCGCCAGACGGCCATGAACGAAAAGAAGAAGCTGGCCGACATCGCGCAAAGCGTTGTCACGGCTGCAGGACTGCTGCTGTGA
- a CDS encoding DUF2249 domain-containing protein — MTDTATDKLQLDVRSIPHPERHPRIFGMLNSLQPGQGVTLTVDHDPLPLYYHLGMHFSGLFGWDYLERGPDIWQVRITREKHEGCNCNCGGSH; from the coding sequence ATGACCGATACTGCTACAGACAAGCTCCAACTCGACGTGCGCTCCATTCCTCACCCCGAACGCCATCCGCGCATTTTCGGGATGCTGAATTCGCTGCAGCCCGGCCAGGGCGTGACGTTGACCGTGGACCATGACCCGCTGCCGCTTTACTATCACCTGGGAATGCACTTTTCCGGCCTCTTCGGCTGGGACTATCTGGAGCGCGGCCCAGACATCTGGCAGGTCCGGATCACCCGTGAAAAGCACGAAGGCTGCAATTGCAATTGTGGCGGCAGTCATTGA
- a CDS encoding Crp/Fnr family transcriptional regulator, translating into MKLDRTIIKSLPLFDRMTDDELDRLLVPAQSRRVAIGETVFEQGEPAQNFFLLLHGRLKVTQVTADGQQIIVRMVHPGDLFGFAKALQRADYPGTAIAAVDSVTLCWPTDLWPNFVEHNPRLAVSAMETIGQRLEEAHVRIREMSTQEVERRVAHTVVRLAKKAGRPEPAGLRIDFPISRQDIAEMTGTTLHTVSRIFSAWEGKGLIEGGRQKLLVRDLVALEHLATAVVERKG; encoded by the coding sequence TTGAAACTCGACCGGACGATCATCAAATCGCTGCCTCTGTTCGATCGCATGACGGACGACGAACTCGACCGGCTGCTCGTGCCGGCCCAGTCCCGCCGCGTCGCCATTGGCGAGACGGTCTTTGAACAGGGGGAGCCGGCGCAGAACTTCTTCCTACTTCTTCATGGCCGGCTGAAGGTGACGCAGGTGACGGCGGATGGTCAGCAGATCATCGTGCGCATGGTCCATCCCGGCGACCTCTTCGGTTTCGCCAAGGCGCTTCAGCGGGCCGACTATCCGGGCACTGCCATCGCCGCCGTCGACAGCGTGACGCTGTGCTGGCCGACGGACCTCTGGCCAAACTTTGTCGAACACAATCCGCGCCTGGCCGTCAGCGCCATGGAAACGATCGGCCAGCGGCTGGAAGAGGCGCATGTCCGCATTCGCGAAATGTCGACCCAGGAAGTCGAGAGGCGCGTGGCACATACGGTTGTTCGTCTGGCGAAGAAGGCCGGGCGACCCGAGCCTGCGGGACTGCGCATCGATTTTCCTATCTCCCGGCAGGACATCGCGGAAATGACCGGAACCACCCTGCACACAGTGTCACGCATTTTCAGCGCCTGGGAAGGCAAAGGCCTGATCGAAGGCGGGCGGCAGAAGCTGCTGGTGAGAGACCTTGTCGCGCTTGAACATCTGGCGACCGCTGTTGTGGAGCGCAAAGGATGA
- a CDS encoding pseudoazurin yields MTRHFPKIAVLAALALSIPGLAAAADFEVKLLNKGTDGAMVFEPAGLKIAPGDTVTFTPTDKGHNAESIKGMIPEGAAEFKGKMSEQIKVTFDVPGLYGVKCAPHVGMGMVAAILVGDAPAANLDAFNAVKLPKKARERIDAAVAAAK; encoded by the coding sequence ATGACACGCCACTTTCCCAAGATCGCCGTTCTGGCTGCTCTCGCACTCTCCATTCCCGGGCTTGCTGCCGCTGCCGATTTCGAGGTCAAGCTGCTCAACAAGGGCACCGATGGCGCCATGGTCTTCGAACCCGCTGGTCTGAAGATCGCCCCCGGGGACACCGTCACCTTCACGCCGACCGACAAGGGTCACAATGCGGAATCCATCAAGGGCATGATCCCGGAGGGCGCTGCTGAGTTCAAGGGCAAGATGAGCGAGCAGATCAAGGTAACCTTCGATGTGCCCGGCCTCTACGGCGTCAAATGCGCTCCCCATGTCGGCATGGGCATGGTCGCCGCCATTCTTGTCGGCGACGCACCCGCCGCCAATCTTGACGCCTTCAACGCAGTGAAGCTGCCGAAGAAGGCCCGCGAGCGCATCGACGCGGCTGTCGCTGCAGCAAAGTGA